The following are encoded in a window of Impatiens glandulifera chromosome 5, dImpGla2.1, whole genome shotgun sequence genomic DNA:
- the LOC124939308 gene encoding LOW QUALITY PROTEIN: eukaryotic translation initiation factor 3 subunit G-like (The sequence of the model RefSeq protein was modified relative to this genomic sequence to represent the inferred CDS: inserted 2 bases in 1 codon; deleted 2 bases in 1 codon) yields the protein QGGDSLAQLGKGGAVLMVCRTCGKKGDHWTSRCPYKDLAMPTDGFVDKSTVAAGQDTTAASGTATKGXGAERPAAGSNMRRRNDENSVCVTNLSEDTHEPDLHELFRTFGSVIRVYVAIDQKTGMRRGFGLVNFSNREDGERAIAKLNGYGYDNLIGQTFIEHSQKN from the exons CAGGGTGGTGATTCCCTAGCTCAACTTGGAAAAGGAGGAGCAGTTCTGATGGTGTGCAGGACTTGTGGAAAGAAAGGTGATCACTGGACATCAAGATGCCCATACAAGGATTTGGCAATGCCAACTGATGGCTTCGTTGATAAATCAACTGTTGCTGCTGGTCAAGACACAACTGCTGCTTCTGGAACTGCCACCAAGGG AGGTGCTGAAAGGCCTGCAGCCGGATCTAATATGAGGAGAAGGAATGATGAGAACTCTGTCTGTGTGACTAATTTATCAGAAGACACTCACGAGCCT GATCTTCACGAACTCTTCAGGACCTTTGGATCTGTTATCCGTGTCTATGTTGCCATTGATCAAAAGACTGGCATGAGAAGAGGTTTTGGTTTGGTTAATTTTTCCAACAGGGAAGATGGTGAGAGGGCAATAGCTAAGCTCAATGGGTATGGCTATGACAATCTTATAGGTCAAACTTTCATCGAGCATTCTCAAAAGAATTAG
- the LOC124937852 gene encoding uncharacterized protein LOC124937852 — protein sequence MKEALIDLAIERPSLQDWKFKEAPDVSFIKSHSNIVKEQDQHWERIEKTIISSVFQKKGELGLKGSAKAAPDKPGAVNNPTKNMPNNPAGAASKATMSNETREALPKALNKLFQTHKHCSFQQICQRLREMAVSESTRPKGMAKEAIAAANGVDAPRSELVEMIGQVAIDIHGVYVPKTSYDHPEYDSFRNVVIGLLIVEGANAKLRKATIMEAAKMQLGRDVTPNEYQMVMNDLCTSSGPIWVLKNSSGSSK from the exons ATGAAAGAAGCGTTGATTGATTTGGCTATTGAGAGACCTTCCTTGCAAGACTGGAAATTTAAAGAGGCTCCAGATGTGTCATTTATTAAAAGTCACTCTAATATTGTGAAGGAGCAGGATCAACATTGGGAGCGTatagaaaaaacaattatttctaGTGTTTTCCAAAAGAAGGGCGAGCTTGGTCTGAAGGGTTCTGCAAAGGCTGCGCCTGATAAACCTGGAGCAGTCAATAATCCCACCAAAAACATGCCAAATAATCCAGCTGGAGCAGCCTCCAAGGCTACAATGTCAAATGAGACACGAGAAGCGCTTCCAAAAGCTCTCAATAAACTTTTTCAGACACACAAACATTGCAG CTTTCAACAGATTTGCCAACGTCTGCGTGAAATGGCAGTTTCAGAATCTACTCGTCCAAAAGGGATGGCTAAGGAAGCAATAGCTGCAGCAAATGGTGTTGACGCCCCTCGATCTGAACTTGTGGAAATGATTGGGCAAGTTGCTATAGATATTCATGGTGTTTATGTTCCAAAGACATCATATGATCACCCTGAGTATGATTCTTTCAG GAATGTTGTCATTGGTCTTCTTATTGTTGAAGGAGCAAATGCAAAGCTTAGGAAAGCAACCATTATGGAAGCTGCAAAAATGCAACTTGGCAGAGATGTTACTCCCAATGAATACCAAATG GTCATGAATGATTTATGCACATCTAGTGGACCAATATGGGTTTTGAAGAACAGTAGCGGAAGTTCCAAATAG